A stretch of Schistocerca cancellata isolate TAMUIC-IGC-003103 chromosome 3, iqSchCanc2.1, whole genome shotgun sequence DNA encodes these proteins:
- the LOC126175794 gene encoding LOW QUALITY PROTEIN: protein disulfide-isomerase-like (The sequence of the model RefSeq protein was modified relative to this genomic sequence to represent the inferred CDS: inserted 5 bases in 3 codons) produces the protein MLKLCFIVCLVGSVWSSADIKTDEGVLLLNKDNFEAAISDTEFILVEFYAPWCGHCKSLPPEYAKAAKKLEEKQSAIKLAKVDATEETDLAEKHGVRGYPTLKFFRKGSPVDYTGGRTSDDIVNWLLKKTGPVAKELGSVEEAKSFIDGDNVVVVGFFKDQGSSAARXFLEAAATIDDHPIDISSSDNVFSEYSASYGNITLLKKFDEGKAVMDGEVTEQAIKKFVAAQSLPLVVEFNHDTAQKIFGGEIKSHLLIFLSKEAXDIDKYLDAARESAKDFREKLLFVSINSDEEDHQRILEFFGMKKEEVPAMRLIRLEEDMAKYKPEVPEITADNIKNFVQGFLDGNLKQHLLSQTLPDDWDKTPVKVLVSINFDEIAFDKSKDVLVEFYAPWCGHCKQLAPIHDQLGEKFKDSGSVVIAKMDATANELEHTKVTSFPTXKLYTKGENKVIEYNGERTLEGLTKFLESGGTYGQAAPDEAEEEDEDDDLPRKDEL, from the exons ATGTTGAAGCTGTGTTTTATTGTGTGCCTGGTTGGTAGTGTGTGGAGTAGCGCGGATATTAAAACTGATGAGGGCGTTTTACTCCTTAATAAAGATAATTTTGAGGCGGCAATTTCTGATACGGAATTTATACTTGTAGAATTCTATGCACCGTGGTGTGGACACTGTAAGTCTCTTCCACCTGAATATGCAAAAGCAGCGAAGAAGTTGGAAGAAAAGCAATCGGCTATCAAGTTGGCTAAGGTAGATGCCACAGAAGAAACCGATTTAGCGGAGAAACATGGTGTTAGAGGCTACCCAACGCTGAAGTTCTTCCGTAAAGGATCACCTGTTGACTACACAGGTGGACGAACATCCGATGATATTGTTAATTGGTTGTTAAAGAAAACTGGACCTGTAGCTAAGGAACTTGGATCTGTGGAGGAAGCAAAATCATTCATTGATggtgataatgttgttgttgtgggatTCTTCAAGGACCAGGGCTCCTCAGCAGCGA TATTCCTGGAAGCTGCTGCAACAATTGATGATCATCCTATTGACATATCATCATCTGATAATGTATTTTCTGAATACAGTGCAAGTTATGGCAACATTACACTTCTTAAGAAGTTTGATGAAGGCAAAGCTGTCATGGATGGTGAGGTAACAGAACAAGccataaagaaatttgtggcagctcAGTCTCTTCCACTAGTAGTGGAATTCAATCATGATACTGCCCAGAAAATTTTTGGTGGCGAAATTAAGAGCCATCTTCTTATATTCTTATCGAAGGAGGC GGACATTGATAAATACTTGGATGCTGCTCGTGAATCTGCCAAGGACTTCCGGGAAaagttgctgtttgtttccattaaTTCTGATGAGGAAGATCATCAGAGAATCCTAGAATTCTTTGGTATGAAGAAGGAAGAGGTACCTGCAATGCGTCTTATCCGTTTGGAGGAAGACATGGCCAAATATAAGCCAGAAGTCCCAGAAATAACTGCAGATAACATAAAGAACTTTGTACAGGGCTTCCTTGATGGTAATCTGAAGCAACACTTGCTTTCTCAAACACTGCCTGATGATTGGGACAAGACACCTGTCAAGGTTCTTGTCTCAATAAATTTTGATGAAATAGCATTTGATAAATCCAAAGATGTCTTGGTGGAATTCTATGCACCATGGTGTGGTCACTGCAAACAGCTTGCTCCTATTCATGATCAGCTTGGTGAGAAATTTAAAGACAGTGGCAGTGTTGTGATAGCAAAAATGGATGCTACAGCAAATGAACTAGAGCATACAAAAGTAACGAGTTTTCCTAC CAAACTTTACACGAAAGGTGAAAACAAGGTCATAGAGTACAACGGTGAAAGAACTCTGGAaggactcacaaagtttttggaatctgGTGGTACCTATGGACAAGCGGCTCCTGATGAGGCtgaagaagaggatgaagatgacgaTTTACCACGCAAAGATGAATTGTAG